Proteins encoded in a region of the Globicephala melas chromosome 1, mGloMel1.2, whole genome shotgun sequence genome:
- the TDRKH gene encoding tudor and KH domain-containing protein isoform X3, giving the protein MKAPFPSFAYFRRQQKMSTERTSWTSLSTIQKIALGLGIPASAVVAYILYRRYRESRGRGGETIRSICKASGAKINCDKESEGTLLLSRLIKISGTQKEVAAAKHLILEKVSEDEELRKRIAHSAETRVPRKQPISVRREEVTEPAGAGKPALWKNTGTSLEQAAPLAVPPRRGGGDTSVVGPEERSCRKPNDDNLQKFGAQTSPETSMFEIPSPDFSFHADEFLEVYVSASEHPNHFWIQIIGSRSLQLDKLVREMTQHYENSLPEDLTVHVGDIVAAPLPTNGSWYRARVLGTLENGNLDLYFVDFGDNGYCPLRDLRVLRSDFLSLPFQAIECSLARIAPSGEQWEEEALDEFDRLTHCAGWKPLVAKISSYVQSGISTWPKIHLYDTSNGKKLDIGLELVRKGYAIELPEDMEENRAVPVTSPNVATETDVSLCSTVTETKKSPGEMAHTLSCLSLLEAASVSGDDNLEDDYLV; this is encoded by the exons atgaaagctccttttccttcatttgcttattttaggAGGCAGCAGAAAATGTCCACTGAACGGACTTCTTGGACAAGTTTGTCCACTATTCAGAAAATAGCACTGGGCCTCGGGATCCCAGCCAGTGCAGTGGTTGCCTATATCCTATACCGCAGATATAGGGAAAGCAGAG GGAGAGGCGGCGAGACAATTCGTTCTATCTGTAAGGCCTCGGGAGCCAAAATAAACTGTGACAAAGAATCAGAGGGGACATTGCTACTATCAAGACTTATAAAAATCTCAGGAACACAGAAGGAGGTGGCAGCAGCTAAG CATTTGATACTGGAGAAAGTTTCAGAAGATGAAGAACTTAGGAAGAGAATTGCTCATTCTGCAGAAACCAGAGTCCCACGGAAGCAGCCAATCAGCGTAAGAAGAGAGGAAGTGACAGAGCCAGCTGGGGCTGGAAAGCCAGCCTTATGGAAAAACACTGGCACTAGCTTGGAGCAGGCTGCACCTCTGGCAGTTCCTCCCCGCAGAGGAGGTGGCGACACGTCTGTTGTAGGACCAGAAGAGCGTTCCTGCAGGAAACCTAATGATGACAACCTTCAGAAGTTTGGAGCCCAGACCAGTCCAGAGACATCCATGTTTGAAA TCCCCAGTCCAGACTTCAGTTTCCATGCTGATGAATTCCTAGAAGTCTATGTCTCTGCCTCTGAACATCCTAACCACTTCTGGATCCAAATCATTGGCTCCCGCAGCCTGCAACTGGATAAGCTTGTCAGGGAGATGACCCAGCACTATGAAAATAGTCTG CCTGAAGACTTGACTGTGCATGTAGGAGACATTGTCGCAGCACCTTTACCTACAAATGGTTCCTGGTATCGAGCCCGAGTCCTTGGCACCTTGGAGAATGGGAACCTGGACCTCTACTTCGTTGACTTTGGAGATAATGGATATTGTCCACTGAGGGACCTCAGGGTGCTCAG gaGTGACTTCCTAAGCCTTCCATTTCAAGCAATAGAGTGTAGTCTGGCACGGATAGCCCCCTCAG GTGAACAATGGGAAGAGGAAGCTTTGGATGAGTTTGACAGACTCACTCACTGTGCTGGGTGGAAGCCCCTGGTGGCCAAGATCTCTAGCTACGTCCAGTCTGGGATCTCAACTTGGCCCAAGATCCACTTATACGACACTAGCAATGGGAAG AAACTTGATATTGGGTTAGAATTAGTTCGTAAAGGATACGCAATTGAGCTTCCTGAAGAcatggaagaaaacagagctgtcCCAGTAACGTCGCCCAATGTG GCCACAGAAACAGATGTCTCTCTCTGCAGCACGGTCACTGAGACCAAGAAGAGTCCTGGAGAGATGGCGCATACCCTGTCCTGCCTCAGTTTATTAG AAGCTGCCTCTGTGTCTGGTGATGATAACCTTGAAGATGACTACTTAGTCTGA
- the TDRKH gene encoding tudor and KH domain-containing protein isoform X1, whose protein sequence is MKAPFPSFAYFRRQQKMSTERTSWTSLSTIQKIALGLGIPASAVVAYILYRRYRESREERLTFVGEDDIEIEMRVPQEAVKLIIGRQGANIKQLRKQTGARIDVDTEDVGDERVLLISGFPVQVCKAKAAIHQILTESTPVSEQLSVPQRSVGRIIGRGGETIRSICKASGAKINCDKESEGTLLLSRLIKISGTQKEVAAAKHLILEKVSEDEELRKRIAHSAETRVPRKQPISVRREEVTEPAGAGKPALWKNTGTSLEQAAPLAVPPRRGGGDTSVVGPEERSCRKPNDDNLQKFGAQTSPETSMFEIPSPDFSFHADEFLEVYVSASEHPNHFWIQIIGSRSLQLDKLVREMTQHYENSLPEDLTVHVGDIVAAPLPTNGSWYRARVLGTLENGNLDLYFVDFGDNGYCPLRDLRVLRSDFLSLPFQAIECSLARIAPSGEQWEEEALDEFDRLTHCAGWKPLVAKISSYVQSGISTWPKIHLYDTSNGKKLDIGLELVRKGYAIELPEDMEENRAVPVTSPNVATETDVSLCSTVTETKKSPGEMAHTLSCLSLLEAASVSGDDNLEDDYLV, encoded by the exons atgaaagctccttttccttcatttgcttattttaggAGGCAGCAGAAAATGTCCACTGAACGGACTTCTTGGACAAGTTTGTCCACTATTCAGAAAATAGCACTGGGCCTCGGGATCCCAGCCAGTGCAGTGGTTGCCTATATCCTATACCGCAGATATAGGGAAAGCAGAG AAGAGCGACTGACATTTGTTGGGGAGGATGACATCGAGATAGAGATGCGAGTCCCCCAGGAGGCTGTGAAGCTCATCATTGGCCGGCAAGGAGCCAATATTAAACAG CTACGAAAACAGACAGGTGCTCGGATCGATGTGGACACGGAGGATGTAGGAGATGAGCGGGTGCTGCTTATCAGTGGTTTTCCTGTTCAGGTGTGCAAGGCCAAAGCAGCAATTCATCAGATCCTGACTGAGAGTACCCCAGTGTCTGAGCAGCTCTCAGTTCCCCAGAGATCTGTGGGCAGAATCATAG GGAGAGGCGGCGAGACAATTCGTTCTATCTGTAAGGCCTCGGGAGCCAAAATAAACTGTGACAAAGAATCAGAGGGGACATTGCTACTATCAAGACTTATAAAAATCTCAGGAACACAGAAGGAGGTGGCAGCAGCTAAG CATTTGATACTGGAGAAAGTTTCAGAAGATGAAGAACTTAGGAAGAGAATTGCTCATTCTGCAGAAACCAGAGTCCCACGGAAGCAGCCAATCAGCGTAAGAAGAGAGGAAGTGACAGAGCCAGCTGGGGCTGGAAAGCCAGCCTTATGGAAAAACACTGGCACTAGCTTGGAGCAGGCTGCACCTCTGGCAGTTCCTCCCCGCAGAGGAGGTGGCGACACGTCTGTTGTAGGACCAGAAGAGCGTTCCTGCAGGAAACCTAATGATGACAACCTTCAGAAGTTTGGAGCCCAGACCAGTCCAGAGACATCCATGTTTGAAA TCCCCAGTCCAGACTTCAGTTTCCATGCTGATGAATTCCTAGAAGTCTATGTCTCTGCCTCTGAACATCCTAACCACTTCTGGATCCAAATCATTGGCTCCCGCAGCCTGCAACTGGATAAGCTTGTCAGGGAGATGACCCAGCACTATGAAAATAGTCTG CCTGAAGACTTGACTGTGCATGTAGGAGACATTGTCGCAGCACCTTTACCTACAAATGGTTCCTGGTATCGAGCCCGAGTCCTTGGCACCTTGGAGAATGGGAACCTGGACCTCTACTTCGTTGACTTTGGAGATAATGGATATTGTCCACTGAGGGACCTCAGGGTGCTCAG gaGTGACTTCCTAAGCCTTCCATTTCAAGCAATAGAGTGTAGTCTGGCACGGATAGCCCCCTCAG GTGAACAATGGGAAGAGGAAGCTTTGGATGAGTTTGACAGACTCACTCACTGTGCTGGGTGGAAGCCCCTGGTGGCCAAGATCTCTAGCTACGTCCAGTCTGGGATCTCAACTTGGCCCAAGATCCACTTATACGACACTAGCAATGGGAAG AAACTTGATATTGGGTTAGAATTAGTTCGTAAAGGATACGCAATTGAGCTTCCTGAAGAcatggaagaaaacagagctgtcCCAGTAACGTCGCCCAATGTG GCCACAGAAACAGATGTCTCTCTCTGCAGCACGGTCACTGAGACCAAGAAGAGTCCTGGAGAGATGGCGCATACCCTGTCCTGCCTCAGTTTATTAG AAGCTGCCTCTGTGTCTGGTGATGATAACCTTGAAGATGACTACTTAGTCTGA
- the TDRKH gene encoding tudor and KH domain-containing protein isoform X2, with amino-acid sequence MRVPQEAVKLIIGRQGANIKQLRKQTGARIDVDTEDVGDERVLLISGFPVQVCKAKAAIHQILTESTPVSEQLSVPQRSVGRIIGRGGETIRSICKASGAKINCDKESEGTLLLSRLIKISGTQKEVAAAKHLILEKVSEDEELRKRIAHSAETRVPRKQPISVRREEVTEPAGAGKPALWKNTGTSLEQAAPLAVPPRRGGGDTSVVGPEERSCRKPNDDNLQKFGAQTSPETSMFEIPSPDFSFHADEFLEVYVSASEHPNHFWIQIIGSRSLQLDKLVREMTQHYENSLPEDLTVHVGDIVAAPLPTNGSWYRARVLGTLENGNLDLYFVDFGDNGYCPLRDLRVLRSDFLSLPFQAIECSLARIAPSGEQWEEEALDEFDRLTHCAGWKPLVAKISSYVQSGISTWPKIHLYDTSNGKKLDIGLELVRKGYAIELPEDMEENRAVPVTSPNVATETDVSLCSTVTETKKSPGEMAHTLSCLSLLEAASVSGDDNLEDDYLV; translated from the exons ATGCGAGTCCCCCAGGAGGCTGTGAAGCTCATCATTGGCCGGCAAGGAGCCAATATTAAACAG CTACGAAAACAGACAGGTGCTCGGATCGATGTGGACACGGAGGATGTAGGAGATGAGCGGGTGCTGCTTATCAGTGGTTTTCCTGTTCAGGTGTGCAAGGCCAAAGCAGCAATTCATCAGATCCTGACTGAGAGTACCCCAGTGTCTGAGCAGCTCTCAGTTCCCCAGAGATCTGTGGGCAGAATCATAG GGAGAGGCGGCGAGACAATTCGTTCTATCTGTAAGGCCTCGGGAGCCAAAATAAACTGTGACAAAGAATCAGAGGGGACATTGCTACTATCAAGACTTATAAAAATCTCAGGAACACAGAAGGAGGTGGCAGCAGCTAAG CATTTGATACTGGAGAAAGTTTCAGAAGATGAAGAACTTAGGAAGAGAATTGCTCATTCTGCAGAAACCAGAGTCCCACGGAAGCAGCCAATCAGCGTAAGAAGAGAGGAAGTGACAGAGCCAGCTGGGGCTGGAAAGCCAGCCTTATGGAAAAACACTGGCACTAGCTTGGAGCAGGCTGCACCTCTGGCAGTTCCTCCCCGCAGAGGAGGTGGCGACACGTCTGTTGTAGGACCAGAAGAGCGTTCCTGCAGGAAACCTAATGATGACAACCTTCAGAAGTTTGGAGCCCAGACCAGTCCAGAGACATCCATGTTTGAAA TCCCCAGTCCAGACTTCAGTTTCCATGCTGATGAATTCCTAGAAGTCTATGTCTCTGCCTCTGAACATCCTAACCACTTCTGGATCCAAATCATTGGCTCCCGCAGCCTGCAACTGGATAAGCTTGTCAGGGAGATGACCCAGCACTATGAAAATAGTCTG CCTGAAGACTTGACTGTGCATGTAGGAGACATTGTCGCAGCACCTTTACCTACAAATGGTTCCTGGTATCGAGCCCGAGTCCTTGGCACCTTGGAGAATGGGAACCTGGACCTCTACTTCGTTGACTTTGGAGATAATGGATATTGTCCACTGAGGGACCTCAGGGTGCTCAG gaGTGACTTCCTAAGCCTTCCATTTCAAGCAATAGAGTGTAGTCTGGCACGGATAGCCCCCTCAG GTGAACAATGGGAAGAGGAAGCTTTGGATGAGTTTGACAGACTCACTCACTGTGCTGGGTGGAAGCCCCTGGTGGCCAAGATCTCTAGCTACGTCCAGTCTGGGATCTCAACTTGGCCCAAGATCCACTTATACGACACTAGCAATGGGAAG AAACTTGATATTGGGTTAGAATTAGTTCGTAAAGGATACGCAATTGAGCTTCCTGAAGAcatggaagaaaacagagctgtcCCAGTAACGTCGCCCAATGTG GCCACAGAAACAGATGTCTCTCTCTGCAGCACGGTCACTGAGACCAAGAAGAGTCCTGGAGAGATGGCGCATACCCTGTCCTGCCTCAGTTTATTAG AAGCTGCCTCTGTGTCTGGTGATGATAACCTTGAAGATGACTACTTAGTCTGA